One stretch of Kogia breviceps isolate mKogBre1 chromosome 18, mKogBre1 haplotype 1, whole genome shotgun sequence DNA includes these proteins:
- the FBL gene encoding rRNA 2'-O-methyltransferase fibrillarin, which yields MKPGFSPRGGGFSGRGGFGDRGGRGGGRGGFGGGRGGFGGGRGRGGGFRGRGRGGGGGGGGRGGGFQSGGGRGRGRGGKKGNQSGKNVMVEPHRHEGVFICRGKEDALVTKNLVPGESVYGEKRVSISEGDDKIEYRAWNPFRSKLAAAILGGVDQIHIKPGAKVLYLGAASGTTVSHVSDIVGPDGLVYAVEFSHRSGRDLINLAKKRTNIIPVIEDARHPHKYRMLIAMVDVIFADVAQPDQTRIVALNAHTFLRNGGHFVISIKANCIDSTASAEAVFASEVKKMQQENMKPQEQLTLEPYERDHAVVVGVYRPPPKVKN from the exons GTTTCAGCCCCCGTGGGGGCGGCTTCAGTGGCCGAGGCGGCTTTGGTGACCGTGGCGGTCGCGGCGGAGGCCGTGGAGGCTTTGGCGGAGGCCGTGGAGGCTTTGGCGGGGGCCGAGGTCGAGGCGGAGGCTTTAGGGGCCgtggacgaggaggaggaggaggaggaggaggaagag GTGGCGGGTTCCAGTCTGGTGGCGgtcggggtcggggtcggggaggaaaaaaaggaaaccagtCGGGGAAGAATGTGATGGTCGAGCCTCATCGGCATGAGG GTGTCTTCATTTGTCGAGGAAAGGAAGATGCACTGGTCACCAAGAATCTGGTCCCTGGAGAATCAGTTTATGGAGAGAAGAGAGTCTCGATTTCG GAGGGAGATGACAAGATTGAGTACCGCGCCTGGAACCCCTTCCGTTCCAAGCTAGCGGCAGCGATCCTGGGCGGCGTGGACCAGATCCACATCAAGCCAGGGGCCAAGGTGCTCTACCTCGGGGCTGCCTCGGGTACCACCGTCTCCCACGTCTCTGATATCGTAGGCCCG gaCGGTCTGGTCTATGCAGTTGAGTTCTCCCACCGTTCGGGCCGTGACCTCATTAACTTGGCCAAGAAGAGGACCAACATTATTCCTGTCATTGAAGATGCTCGACACCCGCACAAATACCGCATGCTCATCG CAATGGTGGATGTGATCTTTGCTGACGTGGCCCAGCCAGACCAGACGCGGATTGTAGCCCTGAATGCCCACACCTTCCTGCGTAACGGAGGACACTTTGTGATTTCCATTAAG GCCAACTGCATTGACTCCACAGCCTCTGCAGAGGCCGTGTTTGCCTCTGAAGTGAAAAAGATGCAGCAGGAGAACATGAAGCCCCAGGAGCAGTTGACGCTAGAGCCATACGAAAGAGACCACGCTGTGGTCGTGGGTGTGTACAG GCCACCCCCCAAGGTGAAGAACTGA